From Sphingomonas bisphenolicum, one genomic window encodes:
- a CDS encoding excalibur calcium-binding domain-containing protein: MLFAIPLLTQINVSDMRQPILIFAGAIAAGLAGGFVFREPSDQVKAKTAAQGWTPRNTIKRDALMSAAELDGQQPAAAAFAPVQKQAPMAATASTWSYRNCAAARAVGAAPIYRGQPGYGAHMDGDRDGIACEPYHGQ, encoded by the coding sequence GTGCTGTTTGCCATTCCTTTACTGACCCAGATTAATGTCAGCGATATGCGCCAACCTATCTTGATCTTCGCTGGAGCCATTGCCGCTGGATTGGCGGGAGGCTTTGTGTTTCGTGAGCCATCTGATCAAGTAAAGGCTAAAACAGCCGCGCAAGGCTGGACGCCACGCAATACGATCAAGCGGGATGCCCTGATGTCGGCAGCAGAACTAGACGGGCAACAGCCCGCAGCCGCTGCATTTGCACCTGTTCAGAAGCAGGCTCCCATGGCTGCTACCGCGTCAACGTGGTCTTATCGAAATTGCGCTGCTGCTCGCGCTGTGGGTGCTGCACCGATCTATCGCGGCCAGCCCGGTTATGGCGCGCATATGGATGGCGATCGTGATGGGATCGCTTGTGAACCGTACCACGGCCAGTAA
- a CDS encoding DsbC family protein: protein MTRLLNRTTLTAAFLMLGSAAPALSQAPVEPDLSQLARSAEAQLRESFANLQFEGFAPSPVHGPLFQASAGGRILYYAPESDHLLFATIYDKNGVNLTALSQDAAARARLKTLDQSQALLIGPPGAPLVIEFTDPDCPYCRALDRFWAAKAAEGKPVRRQIYFVSGIHPEAASKAEHIFCAKDREAAFRATYAGEPPKPLNQCAEGAARVQAHAQAVKSMGISGTPTLILDGQIISGFSQAEIEAWLAKQRPSAKPPT from the coding sequence ATGACCCGGCTTCTCAATCGAACGACCCTGACTGCCGCCTTTTTGATGCTTGGCAGCGCGGCACCTGCACTCAGCCAGGCGCCAGTCGAACCGGACCTTTCGCAGCTCGCGAGATCCGCTGAGGCCCAACTGCGCGAAAGCTTCGCCAACCTCCAGTTTGAGGGTTTCGCGCCCTCCCCCGTGCATGGCCCACTCTTCCAGGCCAGCGCCGGCGGCCGCATCCTTTATTACGCGCCGGAAAGCGACCATCTTCTGTTCGCGACCATCTACGACAAGAATGGCGTCAACCTGACGGCCCTGTCTCAGGATGCGGCGGCTCGAGCCAGGCTCAAGACCCTCGATCAGAGCCAAGCGCTCCTGATCGGACCACCCGGCGCACCGCTGGTCATCGAGTTCACCGACCCCGACTGCCCCTATTGCCGCGCGCTCGATCGCTTCTGGGCCGCCAAGGCGGCCGAAGGCAAACCGGTGCGCCGCCAGATCTACTTCGTGTCCGGCATCCATCCAGAGGCGGCTTCAAAGGCCGAGCACATATTCTGCGCGAAGGACCGCGAAGCCGCGTTTCGCGCCACCTATGCCGGTGAGCCGCCAAAGCCCCTCAACCAGTGCGCGGAAGGCGCGGCCCGTGTTCAGGCCCATGCGCAGGCGGTCAAGTCCATGGGCATATCGGGCACGCCGACCCTCATCCTAGACGGTCAGATCATATCCGGTTTCAGCCAAGCCGAGATCGAAGCCTGGCTCGCCAAACAGCGGCCGTCAGCGAAGCCCCCGACCTGA
- a CDS encoding type IV conjugative transfer system protein TraL, producing the protein MDERLPQFLHKPVQILWFDAQEFILVVSTIFVAVIVGGLVGWSLLGVLLLFIPWKRTKPRGFVPHLAWRWGLLRLPHYPGPTQTRFCE; encoded by the coding sequence GTGGACGAGAGACTTCCACAATTTCTGCACAAGCCGGTCCAGATCCTCTGGTTCGACGCGCAGGAGTTCATCCTCGTGGTCTCCACCATCTTCGTCGCCGTCATCGTCGGCGGGCTGGTGGGCTGGTCGCTCCTCGGCGTCCTTCTCCTTTTCATTCCCTGGAAGCGGACGAAGCCCCGCGGCTTCGTGCCCCATCTGGCCTGGCGCTGGGGTCTGCTGCGCCTCCCCCATTATCCCGGGCCGACCCAGACCCGCTTTTGCGAGTGA
- a CDS encoding TraE/TraK family type IV conjugative transfer system protein codes for MFRQKSPQEAADPLLGKPGSFGIHRYLQGSSNLFEENRLLKFSIVGLFGITAVLGMALYSTSQNQRTIVIPFGASGDLYVTGGKPSSAYLRAMTRNIVALSGTYSALSADRQFQELLSIVHPTAYNGLRDSLNGVLDELANNSTLSIATYIRPDQPVTWTDRQILVPVEKIRVIGGVIRKFRGNLRIRYMIDAGRFWILSLTEEKFDAELR; via the coding sequence ATGTTTCGTCAGAAATCGCCCCAGGAGGCCGCCGACCCGCTGCTTGGCAAACCAGGAAGCTTTGGCATTCACCGCTATCTCCAGGGATCATCCAACCTGTTCGAGGAGAACAGGCTGCTCAAATTCTCGATTGTCGGCCTGTTCGGTATCACCGCCGTGCTGGGGATGGCGCTCTACTCGACGTCCCAGAACCAGCGCACGATCGTCATTCCCTTCGGCGCCAGCGGTGATCTCTATGTGACCGGTGGCAAGCCTTCTTCGGCCTATCTGCGCGCCATGACGCGAAACATCGTCGCGCTGTCTGGTACATATTCTGCGCTCTCTGCAGACCGGCAGTTCCAGGAGCTGCTCAGCATCGTCCACCCGACCGCCTATAATGGTCTGCGGGATAGCCTGAATGGCGTGCTCGATGAGCTCGCCAACAATTCCACGCTATCGATCGCCACCTATATCCGGCCCGATCAGCCTGTCACCTGGACCGATCGCCAGATCCTCGTGCCCGTCGAGAAGATACGCGTCATCGGCGGCGTCATCCGCAAATTCCGGGGCAATCTGCGCATCCGATACATGATCGATGCCGGGCGCTTCTGGATCCTGTCCCTCACCGAGGAGAAATTCGATGCCGAGCTTCGGTAA
- a CDS encoding type-F conjugative transfer system secretin TraK — protein MPSFGNRARASRAALTLLPLIAMASPGHAQSIQALPDQTSTIRLSNRDVNHLVCQGGEIEDVKFSAEKGLAVEKGGGDAWVKFLVRESDDGGQITRSYVTTPSEFFVTCNGAIYPLYAEPSEIPAQTITLVPGARQRARANEDLLAPLAEEDRAVSITLSLLQDRVPASFTEVATASRQITLPAAPALRITERRRVTIEGAGLNASEYRVEATSDMEVDERLFLDAALGARIFSATLDRLSLRTGETARLIILRRGDGL, from the coding sequence ATGCCGAGCTTCGGTAACCGAGCGCGCGCGTCTCGCGCTGCCCTAACCCTTCTGCCTCTCATCGCCATGGCCTCGCCGGGACACGCGCAATCGATCCAGGCATTGCCCGATCAGACCAGCACGATCCGGCTCTCGAACCGGGACGTCAATCATCTCGTCTGTCAGGGCGGCGAGATCGAGGATGTCAAATTCTCCGCCGAGAAGGGTCTTGCGGTCGAGAAGGGCGGCGGCGACGCCTGGGTCAAATTCCTCGTCCGCGAAAGCGACGATGGCGGCCAGATCACCCGCAGCTATGTGACGACGCCGTCCGAGTTCTTCGTCACCTGCAACGGCGCGATCTACCCGCTCTACGCCGAGCCATCCGAAATCCCCGCGCAGACGATCACGCTGGTGCCCGGCGCCCGGCAGCGCGCCCGTGCCAATGAGGATCTGCTCGCCCCGCTCGCCGAGGAAGATCGTGCGGTCTCGATCACCCTGTCCCTTTTGCAGGATCGGGTGCCGGCGAGCTTCACCGAGGTGGCAACCGCCAGCCGGCAAATCACCCTCCCCGCCGCACCCGCGCTGCGCATCACCGAACGCCGCCGCGTCACCATTGAGGGCGCAGGCCTCAACGCATCGGAATATCGGGTCGAAGCCACAAGCGACATGGAAGTCGACGAGCGCCTCTTCCTCGATGCGGCGCTCGGCGCCCGGATCTTCAGCGCAACGCTTGATCGGCTCTCGCTTCGTACCGGGGAGACCGCCCGGCTCATCATTCTGCGCCGGGGAGACGGGCTATGA
- a CDS encoding TraB/VirB10 family protein, whose protein sequence is MSDERRNIPQGPDETSSPAQSSGARGRSRPTRPSSATTERNNSVLQLRGPALLDLKARWATLSPQQQLRARQAAIGVLVALFGYGLYSASHSAEDTSPQAPAASKLDMGAGLRGDSLETKVRGDLKKILDGQNLLGDRVTAIEEGRIGSAGPASSEAAVGDLPNAMPGDIPAFPPSPTPSELERADGSLPAPPMPSAPAAPPAPPVERQVGAIGAATSAVVAEGSAASNGAKKKTRTIYLPPGFMKARLLTGIDALASRDATSNPEPLIARVQAPAVLPNDVKANLAGCFVIGNATGSLAKERVEVQLISLSCVDFDERSVIDQPIKGFFVDTDGKKGLSGKVVTRAGAALARSFIAGTIAGVSQSVETTFGNTSTSALGTVRSLDAGDALKTGVAGGLSKSSDKLTDFYLDLARQAGPIVEVGAAKDVVVVIQEGLALEIKPTTTTKF, encoded by the coding sequence ATGAGCGATGAGCGAAGGAATATCCCCCAAGGTCCAGACGAAACCAGTTCGCCCGCGCAAAGTAGCGGCGCCAGGGGCCGTTCACGGCCGACCCGGCCATCCTCGGCAACGACCGAAAGGAACAACAGCGTCCTCCAGCTGCGCGGCCCGGCCCTTCTCGATCTGAAGGCACGTTGGGCGACGCTCAGCCCACAGCAGCAATTACGCGCACGCCAGGCCGCGATCGGCGTGCTGGTCGCCCTGTTCGGCTATGGTCTTTATTCCGCCTCGCACAGCGCGGAGGACACTTCGCCTCAGGCGCCGGCGGCATCTAAGCTCGACATGGGGGCGGGCCTTCGCGGCGACAGCCTTGAAACGAAGGTGCGCGGCGACCTCAAGAAGATCCTCGATGGGCAGAACCTGCTCGGCGACCGAGTCACGGCGATTGAGGAGGGCCGGATCGGAAGCGCCGGTCCAGCATCGAGCGAAGCAGCAGTCGGCGACCTCCCCAATGCCATGCCGGGCGATATCCCGGCCTTTCCGCCCAGCCCGACACCAAGCGAACTCGAACGTGCCGACGGCAGCCTGCCAGCACCGCCCATGCCGAGCGCGCCGGCTGCTCCGCCCGCGCCGCCGGTCGAACGCCAAGTGGGCGCGATCGGCGCCGCGACGAGCGCAGTCGTCGCGGAAGGATCGGCTGCTTCAAATGGCGCTAAAAAAAAGACCAGGACAATCTATTTGCCGCCTGGTTTCATGAAGGCGCGGCTGCTGACCGGGATCGACGCGCTCGCCAGCCGGGACGCGACGAGCAACCCGGAACCGCTGATCGCCCGCGTTCAGGCGCCCGCCGTGCTGCCCAATGATGTGAAGGCCAACCTCGCTGGTTGTTTTGTCATCGGCAACGCCACGGGGAGCCTTGCCAAGGAGCGCGTCGAGGTCCAGCTCATCTCGCTCTCCTGCGTCGATTTTGACGAGCGCTCGGTCATTGACCAGCCGATCAAGGGTTTCTTTGTCGATACTGATGGCAAGAAGGGGCTGTCGGGCAAAGTCGTTACCCGCGCCGGCGCTGCGCTCGCCCGCAGCTTTATCGCCGGCACGATCGCCGGGGTCAGCCAGAGCGTCGAGACCACCTTCGGCAACACCTCGACCTCGGCGCTCGGCACCGTCCGGTCCCTGGACGCGGGCGATGCGCTCAAGACCGGTGTCGCAGGCGGCCTCTCCAAATCCTCCGACAAGCTCACCGATTTCTACCTCGATCTGGCGCGTCAGGCTGGGCCGATCGTCGAGGTCGGCGCTGCCAAGGACGTGGTGGTCGTGATCCAGGAGGGCCTGGCTCTGGAAATCAAACCCACCACTACAACCAAATTCTGA
- a CDS encoding TraV family lipoprotein codes for MPSQHSCATARLACPTLFLLLGALSGCTTLGSAMSPYPEKFSCKNSDHGQCIHPEKAYADAVAGRASKSDPKVTNSSKVSGSSGNTDKRRTGRTSTADGYVGYRSSIYRELQGLVEAPVTPMLRPGRTIRTLILPYADRDRPDRLYMPRYVYSILDKPQWVVGDYLVNPTEAAARVPILEQTKAKPTLPDSDIPAPPQDQAQEQDQ; via the coding sequence ATGCCAAGCCAGCACTCTTGCGCGACCGCACGCCTCGCCTGCCCTACCCTTTTTCTCCTGCTCGGCGCCTTGTCCGGCTGCACCACGCTTGGCTCGGCCATGTCGCCCTATCCTGAGAAGTTCAGCTGCAAGAACAGCGATCACGGCCAGTGCATCCATCCCGAGAAGGCCTATGCCGACGCCGTGGCTGGCCGGGCATCAAAATCCGATCCCAAGGTCACGAACAGCAGCAAGGTATCCGGAAGTTCCGGGAACACCGACAAGCGGAGAACCGGCCGCACTTCCACTGCAGATGGCTATGTCGGCTACCGCAGCAGCATCTATCGCGAACTTCAGGGCCTGGTCGAGGCGCCGGTCACACCGATGCTCCGGCCCGGACGCACGATCCGCACGCTGATCCTGCCTTATGCCGATCGCGATCGGCCCGATCGCCTCTACATGCCGCGCTACGTCTATTCGATCCTCGACAAGCCGCAGTGGGTGGTCGGCGATTATCTCGTCAATCCGACCGAGGCAGCCGCACGCGTGCCGATCCTTGAACAGACCAAGGCCAAGCCCACGCTACCCGATAGCGATATCCCGGCGCCGCCACAGGATCAGGCCCAGGAGCAGGATCAATGA
- a CDS encoding TraC family protein yields the protein MRGLGTRHGGGMTIKRLRQSVSRDAYSDFLPMVSWVEEEEAFLTIDDGCGQAWELVPSAYLFAHVHQALLGLLNIQFGMGTVVQLHCFADPLIDQALDAYLDLKSRLDPLVQASARRTAQYLRDGTEGLSALNGIPIRNFRVLLAIKSRKPLGADLRRQIEEQLSKLGIVRMAPEALVSFYRRIFNGAFDPAPGVFASGTADNPARPVRKQIIDAGPDLLFDGPELYFGNQVARCLTPKSPARRVTAERCNRLLGGMRGAAEDSDQIGGPFLYTLNILFDHSAFEIHKRAQILSAQKAAGSFAVEVGKQIEEIGWVLDEAGNSRFVTVIPTVWVFGRDSAQAREMAARAKRLWESEPLPWMMQEESYLNPILLPMSLPFGFYPERRTLRMLERDLPMPAKAAALLAPVQTDFRGGGRPALLYVGRKGQLITLDLFDPRINNYNFIVSAESGAGKSFLLNNLCLQYYAQGALIRIIDIGGSYRKLCTLCSGRYIDIGEEALVLNPFDMGFALDGDDRQSAISMAVAIVAEMANAATRKGVTTSEWNLLKSAVQWTIDSGRAEAGIDAVRDWLGAYPAGASHDLDKVDHLVPVARELAFNLRDFGSAGAYGHFFNGPSTFDISADEFVVLELERLKAMPDLFNVVVMVVVNAVSQELYLSARDRPRFVLCDEAAQFMTRTDGQDLSRLAEVFGQGYRRARKYQGSFGVVLQSMNDLLLFGGTGQVILENAATRFLLQGSTYERAVENKILDYSGFVLDLLKSVRNNKPHYSEVFIDSPLGLGIARLVVDPFSYWINTSAPQEVAAFEARLRAGLSPLEAVCDLAGVDPAELLSSQRSHPSQEQS from the coding sequence ATGAGGGGGCTTGGAACGCGCCATGGCGGCGGCATGACCATCAAGCGGCTGCGGCAAAGCGTCTCGCGCGACGCCTATTCTGACTTCCTCCCCATGGTGAGCTGGGTCGAGGAAGAGGAAGCCTTCCTCACGATCGACGATGGCTGTGGTCAGGCATGGGAGCTGGTGCCGTCGGCCTATCTCTTCGCCCATGTCCATCAGGCGCTGCTTGGCCTTCTCAACATCCAGTTCGGCATGGGCACCGTGGTCCAGCTCCACTGCTTTGCCGATCCGCTGATCGATCAGGCGCTCGACGCCTATCTCGACCTTAAATCCCGGCTCGATCCGCTCGTCCAGGCATCGGCCAGGCGCACGGCGCAATATCTGCGCGACGGCACCGAAGGACTTTCCGCCCTTAACGGCATTCCCATTCGCAATTTCCGCGTGCTGCTCGCGATCAAGTCGAGGAAACCGCTGGGCGCGGACCTGCGCCGTCAGATCGAGGAGCAGCTCTCCAAACTCGGCATTGTTCGCATGGCCCCCGAAGCGCTGGTGAGCTTCTATCGCCGGATCTTCAACGGCGCCTTCGATCCCGCGCCCGGCGTCTTCGCCAGTGGGACCGCTGACAATCCCGCGCGCCCGGTCCGCAAGCAGATCATCGATGCGGGCCCGGACCTGCTGTTCGACGGCCCGGAGCTTTACTTCGGCAACCAGGTCGCCCGCTGCCTGACGCCAAAGTCGCCCGCGCGCCGGGTGACCGCGGAGCGCTGCAATCGGCTTTTGGGTGGCATGCGCGGCGCGGCGGAGGATAGCGACCAGATTGGTGGCCCCTTCCTCTACACGCTCAACATCCTGTTCGATCATTCGGCCTTCGAAATCCACAAGCGCGCGCAGATCCTTTCCGCGCAAAAGGCCGCCGGCAGCTTTGCCGTCGAGGTCGGAAAGCAGATCGAGGAGATTGGTTGGGTGCTGGATGAAGCGGGCAACAGCCGCTTCGTCACCGTCATTCCCACCGTCTGGGTGTTCGGCCGCGACAGCGCCCAGGCCCGCGAAATGGCCGCTCGCGCCAAGCGCCTTTGGGAGAGCGAACCCCTCCCCTGGATGATGCAGGAGGAGAGCTATCTCAATCCCATCCTGCTACCGATGAGCCTTCCCTTCGGCTTTTACCCTGAGCGCCGGACGCTGCGGATGCTGGAGCGCGATCTTCCGATGCCGGCCAAGGCGGCGGCGCTGCTGGCACCGGTCCAGACGGACTTTCGTGGCGGCGGGCGCCCTGCCCTTCTCTATGTCGGGCGCAAGGGCCAGCTCATCACGCTCGATCTCTTCGACCCGCGCATCAACAATTATAATTTCATCGTGTCGGCCGAGAGCGGCGCGGGCAAGAGCTTCCTCCTCAACAATCTCTGCCTGCAATATTATGCCCAAGGCGCGCTCATCCGTATCATCGATATCGGCGGTAGCTACCGGAAACTCTGCACCCTCTGCTCAGGCCGCTATATCGACATTGGCGAGGAAGCGCTGGTCCTCAACCCCTTCGATATGGGCTTTGCGCTCGATGGCGACGACCGCCAGTCGGCCATCTCCATGGCGGTCGCGATCGTCGCGGAAATGGCCAATGCCGCGACCCGCAAGGGCGTCACGACGTCAGAATGGAACCTGCTCAAATCCGCCGTCCAATGGACGATCGACAGCGGGCGGGCGGAAGCGGGCATCGACGCGGTCCGGGACTGGCTTGGCGCCTATCCCGCCGGTGCCAGCCATGACCTAGACAAGGTCGACCATCTCGTCCCCGTTGCGCGTGAACTCGCCTTCAACCTGCGCGATTTCGGCAGTGCGGGGGCCTATGGCCATTTCTTCAATGGGCCCTCGACCTTCGACATCTCCGCCGACGAATTTGTCGTGCTCGAACTCGAACGTTTGAAGGCCATGCCGGACCTCTTCAACGTCGTCGTCATGGTGGTCGTGAATGCCGTGAGCCAGGAACTCTACCTCTCCGCCCGCGACCGACCGCGATTTGTCCTCTGCGATGAAGCCGCCCAGTTCATGACCCGGACCGATGGTCAGGATCTCTCCCGCCTCGCCGAAGTGTTCGGCCAGGGCTACAGGCGCGCGCGCAAATATCAGGGGAGTTTCGGCGTCGTCCTCCAGTCGATGAACGACCTGCTGCTGTTCGGCGGCACGGGCCAGGTGATCCTCGAAAATGCCGCGACCCGCTTCCTGCTCCAGGGCTCGACCTATGAACGCGCGGTCGAGAACAAGATCCTGGATTATTCAGGCTTCGTCCTCGATCTCCTGAAGTCGGTCCGGAACAACAAGCCGCATTATTCCGAGGTCTTCATCGACTCCCCGCTCGGGCTCGGCATTGCCCGCCTCGTCGTCGATCCCTTCTCCTACTGGATCAACACGAGCGCTCCCCAAGAGGTAGCCGCCTTCGAAGCGCGTCTGCGCGCCGGCCTCTCGCCGCTTGAAGCGGTCTGCGATCTCGCCGGCGTCGATCCTGCGGAATTGCTCAGCTCGCAAAGATCCCACCCGTCGCAGGAGCAGTCATGA
- a CDS encoding conjugal transfer protein TraW, whose translation MSAEIRFPDRARHALLGALMLGLASQPAQGATSTIGRTWPIAEPDAMSEIEARVANAPDMAAKFGPRANWSALKAASLGPAPADRTRSIIPFYTVDEEIRLTDGRVLYPRGFTFNPLDYVSLPQRLVIVHPRDLSWALKAARFTDFILLTAGDALELSERTGRPLFILEERVKERLGLTVAPVIVAQEGNKLVLREYAPERPAHRSAWP comes from the coding sequence ATGTCCGCTGAAATCCGCTTCCCGGACCGAGCGCGCCACGCGCTTCTCGGTGCGCTGATGCTGGGCCTCGCCAGCCAGCCGGCACAGGGCGCGACCTCGACGATTGGCCGCACCTGGCCGATCGCTGAGCCCGACGCCATGAGCGAAATCGAGGCACGGGTCGCCAATGCGCCTGACATGGCCGCGAAGTTCGGCCCGCGCGCCAACTGGTCGGCGCTCAAGGCCGCGTCGCTGGGGCCAGCTCCAGCCGATCGGACGCGGAGCATCATTCCCTTCTACACGGTCGATGAGGAGATCCGCCTGACTGACGGCCGCGTCCTCTATCCAAGGGGCTTCACCTTCAATCCGCTGGACTATGTGTCACTCCCCCAGCGCCTCGTCATTGTTCATCCGCGCGATCTTAGCTGGGCGCTCAAAGCAGCGCGCTTCACCGATTTCATCCTACTGACCGCTGGCGATGCGCTCGAACTCTCCGAACGCACCGGCCGCCCGCTCTTTATCCTGGAGGAGCGCGTGAAGGAGAGGCTCGGCCTCACCGTCGCGCCGGTCATCGTCGCGCAGGAAGGGAATAAGCTCGTCCTGCGTGAATATGCGCCGGAGCGTCCCGCGCATCGGAGCGCCTGGCCATGA
- a CDS encoding TraU family protein gives MNRKTLIRAAALSLAVALGSASAPAQASKCEAGTIFNPLTKVRWTCIFPITIGGVRVGSFDKLDKELDAQSASKPLCACRKGSTFWFGVKVSFWSPNRMIDVVTEPGCMMALGADLLPTGGKLQGSQSSIADGTNSQKMFAQIHYYISPVWKMLDMFTDLPCIEDDGFDVAMITELLPTWQSGTLGAIIQPEGILFGNPAAGLACMADSAAAAAGKVLDPLFWCMGSWGATYPIAGDIHFGDSVEAWAGLAARGTFMMGRLGALTISSADGCSFKAQPVWTKSRYKLQIMEPVKGGKCVNIGRPGALWSSGKHAPGKDNAQFMSFEKVICCAGVSTP, from the coding sequence ATGAACCGCAAGACCCTCATCCGCGCCGCCGCCTTATCGCTCGCGGTTGCGCTCGGCTCTGCCAGCGCGCCGGCGCAAGCGTCCAAATGCGAGGCCGGAACCATCTTCAATCCGCTCACCAAGGTGCGCTGGACCTGCATTTTCCCAATCACCATCGGCGGCGTGCGGGTCGGGAGCTTCGATAAACTGGACAAGGAGCTCGACGCTCAGTCCGCGTCCAAGCCGCTATGCGCCTGTCGCAAAGGCTCCACGTTTTGGTTCGGCGTGAAGGTGAGCTTCTGGTCACCCAACCGCATGATCGATGTGGTGACTGAGCCCGGCTGCATGATGGCGCTGGGCGCTGATCTCTTGCCGACTGGCGGCAAGCTCCAGGGGAGCCAGTCGTCCATCGCCGATGGCACCAACAGCCAGAAAATGTTCGCGCAGATACATTATTATATCTCGCCGGTCTGGAAGATGCTCGACATGTTCACCGACCTGCCGTGCATCGAGGATGACGGGTTCGACGTCGCCATGATCACCGAGTTGCTGCCGACCTGGCAGTCGGGAACGCTGGGCGCGATCATCCAGCCCGAGGGCATTCTCTTCGGCAATCCCGCCGCGGGCCTTGCCTGCATGGCGGACAGTGCAGCGGCAGCTGCCGGCAAGGTGCTCGATCCGCTCTTCTGGTGCATGGGCAGCTGGGGCGCCACCTACCCGATCGCGGGCGACATCCATTTTGGCGACAGCGTCGAGGCCTGGGCAGGACTTGCTGCGCGCGGGACCTTCATGATGGGACGCCTTGGCGCGCTCACCATCAGCTCGGCCGACGGCTGCTCGTTCAAGGCCCAGCCCGTCTGGACCAAGAGCCGCTACAAGCTCCAGATCATGGAGCCGGTCAAAGGCGGCAAGTGTGTCAATATCGGGCGTCCGGGCGCCCTCTGGTCGAGCGGCAAACATGCGCCGGGCAAGGACAATGCCCAGTTCATGTCCTTTGAAAAAGTGATCTGCTGCGCGGGAGTGTCCACCCCGTGA
- the traN gene encoding conjugal transfer protein TraN, which translates to MRQRIIFGLLSAALVAVSIPGPAWAAQLCAADLNGNGDAADEGEMASCVAMAGGATQCLIQQTACVADAAGAYRCPLGDDHQCLVPAAGGTPTCSPVACIDTALNPVEDELLVDDAGPDNDGPVDADGNCLGTIEIFGGRALRCHQPGASVTFQNCCKDRDKIVKDGMGGSVSSITTKIAIAKGVFTGAKAAYLAFKAGATAGQAASAGANAIIVGLDPTSIAISLAINFMMEVLLQGCDQQDMETGMLRGSGMCHEVGTYCSSSILGICIQKARGHCCFNTKLGRIIQEQGRPQLSAFNAMGWGTPKQPYCRGFTAEEFQALDFSRMDLSQYYEEIEARAQSGIQIDMEEKIDAYLRTVNP; encoded by the coding sequence ATGAGACAGCGGATCATATTCGGACTGCTGAGCGCCGCACTCGTGGCAGTCAGCATCCCTGGGCCTGCATGGGCAGCCCAGCTCTGCGCGGCGGATCTGAACGGCAATGGCGATGCGGCTGACGAAGGCGAGATGGCGAGCTGCGTCGCCATGGCCGGCGGTGCCACGCAATGCCTGATCCAGCAGACAGCCTGCGTGGCCGACGCCGCAGGCGCCTATAGGTGCCCGCTCGGGGACGATCATCAATGCCTCGTTCCTGCAGCAGGCGGAACGCCGACCTGCTCGCCGGTCGCCTGCATCGACACCGCGCTCAATCCGGTCGAGGATGAGCTTCTGGTCGACGACGCAGGTCCGGACAATGACGGCCCGGTCGACGCCGACGGCAACTGTCTCGGCACGATCGAGATATTCGGTGGCCGGGCGCTGCGCTGCCATCAGCCTGGCGCCAGCGTCACCTTCCAGAATTGCTGCAAGGACCGGGACAAGATCGTCAAGGACGGCATGGGCGGTTCGGTCAGCTCGATCACCACCAAGATCGCGATCGCCAAGGGCGTGTTCACCGGCGCAAAGGCCGCCTATCTCGCCTTCAAGGCAGGTGCGACGGCAGGCCAGGCGGCCAGTGCCGGCGCCAACGCCATCATTGTCGGCCTCGATCCCACATCCATCGCGATCAGCCTGGCCATCAATTTCATGATGGAAGTGCTGCTCCAGGGTTGCGACCAACAGGATATGGAAACCGGCATGCTGCGCGGTTCGGGCATGTGCCACGAGGTCGGCACCTATTGCTCCTCCTCGATCCTTGGCATCTGCATCCAGAAGGCGCGAGGCCATTGCTGCTTCAACACCAAGCTTGGCCGCATCATCCAGGAGCAGGGCCGCCCACAACTCAGCGCTTTCAACGCCATGGGCTGGGGCACACCCAAGCAGCCCTATTGCCGGGGCTTTACCGCCGAAGAATTTCAGGCGCTCGACTTCAGCCGAATGGATCTCTCGCAATATTATGAGGAGATCGAGGCGCGCGCCCAGTCCGGCATCCAGATCGACATGGAGGAGAAGATCGATGCCTATCTGCGCACCGTCAATCCCTGA
- a CDS encoding type-F conjugative transfer system pilin assembly protein TrbC, whose translation MPLLFASSSMPIETLRTYARQLERVGGVIAFRGVPGGLTKIGPMAELTARMLRVDPGCEGPACAMRNVQVVIDPILFRQHSIARVPALAMVPGDPTQPYCEREDETAGRAAHLVLGDAALSGLLDEYARLGGKEEVRDASARLAGR comes from the coding sequence GTGCCGCTGCTGTTCGCCTCCTCGTCCATGCCGATCGAAACGTTGCGCACCTACGCCCGGCAGCTCGAACGGGTCGGCGGAGTCATCGCCTTCCGCGGAGTGCCCGGTGGTCTCACCAAGATTGGTCCCATGGCCGAGCTCACTGCACGGATGCTGCGCGTCGATCCCGGCTGCGAAGGTCCGGCCTGCGCGATGCGGAACGTCCAGGTGGTGATCGATCCGATCCTCTTCCGCCAGCATAGCATAGCCCGCGTACCCGCCCTCGCCATGGTGCCCGGCGACCCCACCCAACCCTATTGCGAGCGGGAAGACGAGACCGCGGGCCGCGCCGCCCATCTCGTCCTGGGCGATGCAGCGCTTTCGGGCTTGCTGGATGAATATGCCCGCCTCGGCGGCAAGGAGGAGGTGCGAGATGCTTCGGCTCGTCTGGCTGGCCGCTAA